The proteins below are encoded in one region of Fimbriimonadaceae bacterium:
- a CDS encoding HDOD domain-containing protein gives MAEAMWMSKSWQGDEFDRLAESFRTAESLPDMPSSALNLCEAIDGGSAGAGELERIILGDPAITAGVLRAANSALYGGGSRQTSTVKGAIMMLGQKAVRSVAVSVWVQSFIHKAKGSPRFSPKKFAEYSMFVGFLAKFLLSVATKTNGARSSWSPDELFAAGVLNKLGLGLLASIVPGLYDAAYDRAKASNTDLSEGFNLVTGRYISELSVAAAMGWKLPDLFIEALRGADDPLAAEKEQAALCCLRYADYLTCTNGFSLVDWPVEATIDEKIIQTVGLPETEVAQVLELVDRHTKEYIKAA, from the coding sequence ATGGCCGAAGCAATGTGGATGAGCAAATCGTGGCAGGGCGATGAATTCGACCGTCTTGCCGAATCATTTAGGACCGCAGAGAGCCTCCCCGACATGCCTTCCTCCGCATTGAACCTCTGCGAGGCCATTGACGGAGGGAGCGCCGGGGCGGGCGAACTCGAACGAATCATCTTGGGCGATCCGGCCATCACCGCCGGCGTTCTGAGGGCGGCCAACAGCGCCCTCTATGGGGGCGGGTCCCGACAGACCTCGACCGTAAAGGGGGCGATCATGATGCTCGGCCAGAAGGCCGTCCGGAGCGTCGCCGTCTCCGTCTGGGTCCAGTCGTTCATCCACAAGGCCAAGGGCTCGCCGCGCTTTTCCCCGAAGAAGTTCGCCGAATACTCGATGTTCGTCGGCTTCCTCGCCAAGTTCCTCCTGTCCGTCGCGACCAAGACGAACGGCGCCCGCTCTTCCTGGTCCCCCGACGAGCTGTTCGCAGCCGGCGTCTTGAACAAGCTCGGCCTCGGTCTTCTGGCCTCGATCGTTCCGGGCCTTTACGACGCGGCATACGACCGCGCCAAGGCGTCGAACACGGACCTCAGCGAAGGTTTCAACCTGGTCACCGGCCGGTACATCTCGGAACTCAGCGTGGCTGCGGCCATGGGCTGGAAGCTCCCAGACCTCTTTATCGAAGCTCTGAGGGGCGCGGACGACCCGCTCGCGGCCGAGAAGGAGCAGGCGGCCCTCTGTTGCCTGCGCTATGCGGACTATCTGACCTGCACGAACGGCTTTTCTCTGGTCGATTGGCCCGTCGAGGCCACAATCGACGAGAAGATCATCCAGACGGTCGGCCTGCCCGAAACAGAGGTCGCCCAGGTCCTGGAACTGGTCGACCGGCACACGAAGGAATACATCAAGGCTGCCTAA
- the dxr gene encoding 1-deoxy-D-xylulose-5-phosphate reductoisomerase, whose protein sequence is MRSLVILGSTGSIGTQTLDVVRRHPNRLRVVGASAYRSAGELKAQADQFGIPKVALMDEALAAQHEVPGGMGAVVDLVTAPEVDLVVVAVAGVIGLVPTLAAIRAGKDIALASKEILVAAGEVVMPLVRTHGVRMTPIDSEHSAVYQCLQGYTPEQVSKIVLTASGGPFRGRTRHDLEQVTVQQALDHPTWKMGGKITVDSATLMNKALETIEARWLFDTPIDRVDAVVHPQSIVHSFVEFTDGSYLAQLGWPDMRLPIQYALLAPERPASDLRPWNPLESSPLTFEAVDHATFPALQIARKAVEKGGTTPSAFNAANEVAANAFLQGRCGFLQIADTVSQVTEEHRPSDVSFEAVQEADDWARGTTRQILRLE, encoded by the coding sequence GTGCGGTCCCTCGTCATCCTCGGCTCCACCGGAAGCATCGGCACCCAAACCCTCGATGTGGTTCGACGCCACCCCAACCGGCTAAGGGTGGTCGGTGCTTCTGCTTACCGGAGCGCGGGTGAGTTGAAGGCACAGGCGGACCAGTTCGGAATTCCGAAGGTCGCCCTCATGGATGAGGCTTTGGCCGCACAGCACGAGGTTCCGGGCGGGATGGGGGCGGTCGTCGACCTCGTGACAGCCCCGGAGGTCGACCTGGTGGTGGTGGCGGTCGCGGGCGTCATCGGCCTTGTCCCCACCCTCGCCGCGATCAGGGCCGGGAAGGACATCGCCCTGGCCAGCAAGGAGATCTTGGTGGCGGCGGGTGAAGTGGTCATGCCACTGGTGCGAACGCACGGCGTGCGTATGACCCCGATCGATTCGGAGCACAGCGCCGTCTACCAGTGCTTGCAAGGCTATACGCCCGAACAGGTCTCCAAGATCGTCTTGACCGCGAGCGGGGGCCCCTTCCGGGGCCGGACTCGGCACGACCTGGAACAGGTCACCGTCCAGCAAGCGCTGGACCACCCGACCTGGAAAATGGGGGGCAAGATCACGGTCGATTCGGCGACCCTCATGAACAAGGCGCTCGAGACCATCGAGGCGCGTTGGCTCTTCGACACGCCGATCGACCGCGTCGACGCAGTCGTCCACCCCCAGAGCATCGTCCACTCCTTCGTCGAGTTCACGGACGGGAGCTACCTGGCCCAGCTGGGCTGGCCCGACATGCGGCTCCCCATCCAATACGCCCTGCTCGCGCCGGAAAGGCCGGCTAGCGACCTTCGTCCGTGGAACCCGCTCGAGTCTTCCCCGCTCACGTTTGAGGCTGTCGACCACGCCACGTTCCCGGCGCTCCAGATCGCCCGCAAGGCGGTCGAAAAGGGCGGGACGACGCCGAGCGCGTTCAACGCGGCCAACGAGGTTGCGGCGAACGCCTTCCTCCAGGGCCGGTGCGGCTTCCTGCAAATCGCCGATACTGTAAGCCAGGTGACGGAGGAGCACCGGCCGAGCGACGTCTCGTTCGAGGCCGTCCAGGAGGCCGATGATTGGGCCCGTGGAACGACCCGCCAAATCCTGCGTCTGGAATAG
- a CDS encoding site-2 protease family protein has translation MDPAGQILDWTGTAVVFLLMITALVAVHELGHFLVARAFGMHVEAFAVMMGGVRKTDLRSYLRKPLVPASQVWAVGLAFLGVALAGLVLKQVVLLTAGLALLGIVLPVWVATRIEALYHLPAWSSLRTLVMSWVAAALIILIGTGMRGMQPPQVVGLLGIASLVAVGLVYYAPLRNKVEDSPQGLGQIEVPVTAGDAGESETGYRTVDVQFRPVAATRDRKGTEYSLLLLPLGGFAAIKGMHPKEDGSEVGVAQGFYSKGPWPRLAVLFAGPAFSILFGIVLLAGLFAVRGEERFGEAPVLGAVTSDGPAGKAGLKAGDRVLSVDGKPVTKFYDLVEAIRGRFKETESGYSGIATELVLQREGETFSVTVTPTVNPEPLPYLTPDMELSKDKRIYAKLLVSPSIELRTVPIGEAFGKAAVYPLELVGSLAGIVQNPSTAKDSIGGPGTIAEQTSVAKKVGFHAIVLLSGLLSISLGVLNLLPIPPMDGGQMLVAFVEVFRGGRRLSLRVQNTLHTVGFMLIMALSLAAVTVDLGHYSGASKRSPMGSAPQK, from the coding sequence ATGGACCCTGCCGGGCAAATCCTTGATTGGACGGGAACCGCCGTCGTCTTCCTGCTGATGATCACGGCGCTCGTCGCCGTCCACGAGCTGGGCCACTTCTTGGTTGCGCGCGCCTTTGGGATGCATGTGGAGGCGTTCGCGGTCATGATGGGCGGCGTCCGCAAGACCGACCTGCGGTCCTATCTCAGGAAGCCGCTCGTGCCCGCGTCCCAGGTTTGGGCGGTCGGGCTCGCCTTCTTGGGCGTCGCGCTGGCCGGGCTCGTGCTAAAGCAGGTCGTCCTGCTCACCGCGGGCCTTGCCCTGCTGGGCATCGTCCTGCCGGTCTGGGTCGCGACGCGCATCGAAGCCCTCTACCATCTGCCCGCCTGGTCGAGCCTCCGCACCCTCGTCATGTCTTGGGTGGCGGCCGCGCTCATCATCTTGATCGGCACGGGCATGCGGGGCATGCAGCCGCCCCAGGTCGTCGGGTTGCTGGGCATCGCCTCGCTGGTCGCGGTCGGCCTCGTCTATTACGCCCCTCTTCGCAATAAAGTAGAAGATTCTCCGCAGGGACTTGGACAAATCGAAGTCCCGGTGACCGCTGGCGATGCAGGGGAAAGCGAGACCGGGTACCGGACGGTGGACGTCCAGTTTCGCCCCGTAGCCGCAACCAGGGACCGCAAAGGAACCGAGTACTCCCTGCTCCTCCTGCCCTTGGGAGGCTTCGCCGCGATCAAGGGAATGCACCCGAAAGAGGACGGCAGCGAGGTAGGGGTCGCCCAAGGATTTTACAGCAAGGGGCCGTGGCCACGGCTCGCCGTGCTCTTCGCCGGCCCCGCCTTCAGCATCCTTTTCGGCATTGTGCTCCTCGCCGGGCTCTTCGCCGTTCGCGGAGAGGAGAGGTTTGGCGAGGCCCCCGTCCTGGGCGCGGTCACGTCTGACGGCCCCGCCGGCAAAGCGGGCCTGAAAGCAGGCGACCGCGTCCTGAGCGTGGATGGAAAGCCGGTGACGAAGTTCTACGACTTGGTCGAAGCCATCCGGGGCCGGTTCAAGGAGACTGAATCGGGGTACAGCGGGATCGCGACCGAGCTCGTGCTGCAGCGCGAGGGTGAGACGTTCTCGGTGACGGTCACGCCCACCGTGAACCCGGAGCCCCTTCCCTACCTCACGCCCGACATGGAGCTTTCCAAGGATAAGCGGATCTATGCCAAGCTACTCGTCTCCCCATCGATCGAGCTGAGGACCGTCCCGATCGGCGAAGCCTTCGGCAAGGCGGCGGTCTATCCGCTCGAGCTTGTCGGGTCGCTCGCGGGCATCGTGCAGAACCCCTCCACCGCGAAGGACTCCATCGGCGGGCCGGGGACCATCGCCGAGCAGACCTCGGTTGCGAAGAAGGTCGGCTTCCATGCCATTGTCCTCCTGAGCGGCCTTTTGAGCATTTCGCTCGGCGTGCTGAACCTGCTCCCGATCCCGCCGATGGACGGCGGACAGATGCTGGTCGCGTTCGTGGAGGTCTTCCGCGGGGGGCGGCGCCTAAGCCTCCGCGTGCAAAACACGCTGCACACGGTCGGCTTCATGCTGATCATGGCGCTCTCGCTTGCGGCCGTCACGGTCGACCTCGGCCACTATAGCGGGGCCTCTAAGAGGAGTCCGATGGGCTCGGCTCCGCAAAAGTAA
- a CDS encoding Mu-like prophage major head subunit gpT family protein, which produces MALTKSDVPNLLLPGLKTEFEQAYRSKVEDSIANQIATVVSTTLPVQKYAWLGATPPMREFLDERRPQGMGEFSVTIEDKVFESTIAVDRRAIEDDQLDLIRLRVRELANRVGMHRHQIVVQALLNGATGTGYDGATFFSATHPGYSGATYSNTTNSALSAATLATAMSSMMTLPDDSGTPLGIVPDTLLVGPKLMWDAIELIESQVVVYKATGAAGTSPTPYLNAFSGRLKLIVSPYVSGTGADAWFLMDTSRPIKGILLQQRSDVPVEFTALESTTGSESAFMQDRYYYGVRARYNVGYGLWQAVYGGKLS; this is translated from the coding sequence ATGGCTTTAACCAAATCCGACGTACCAAACCTTTTGCTACCCGGGCTCAAGACCGAGTTCGAGCAAGCTTATCGTAGTAAAGTCGAGGACAGTATCGCGAACCAGATCGCGACTGTCGTCAGCACGACCCTCCCGGTCCAGAAGTACGCCTGGCTGGGCGCGACTCCGCCCATGCGTGAGTTCCTTGACGAGCGCCGCCCGCAGGGGATGGGCGAGTTCAGCGTCACGATCGAGGACAAGGTTTTCGAATCGACAATCGCGGTGGACCGCCGCGCGATCGAGGACGACCAACTCGACCTCATTCGTCTGCGCGTCCGGGAACTCGCGAACCGGGTGGGCATGCACCGGCACCAGATCGTAGTCCAGGCGTTGCTGAACGGCGCGACCGGCACGGGCTACGACGGCGCCACTTTCTTCAGCGCCACCCACCCCGGTTATTCGGGCGCGACCTACAGCAACACGACGAACAGCGCCCTCAGCGCGGCCACGCTCGCAACCGCGATGTCGTCCATGATGACGTTGCCGGACGACAGTGGGACTCCGCTCGGCATCGTGCCGGACACGCTCTTGGTCGGGCCGAAGCTGATGTGGGACGCGATCGAACTGATCGAGAGCCAAGTCGTCGTCTATAAGGCGACGGGCGCGGCGGGCACCTCGCCGACCCCGTACCTGAACGCCTTCAGCGGCCGCCTCAAGCTGATCGTCTCGCCTTACGTCTCTGGCACGGGTGCGGACGCCTGGTTCCTCATGGACACCTCGCGGCCGATCAAGGGCATCCTGCTGCAGCAGCGGTCGGACGTGCCGGTCGAGTTCACCGCCTTGGAATCGACCACGGGCAGCGAGAGCGCGTTCATGCAGGACCGCTACTACTATGGCGTCCGCGCCCGCTACAACGTGGGCTACGGCCTTTGGCAGGCGGTGTATGGTGGCAAGCTTAGCTGA
- a CDS encoding PEP-CTERM sorting domain-containing protein: protein MKRTLLSLSFVVAAISANAQLLNTYNAMDQITPGGASLSTIGDFGVIQVFGDFPEFSSTSIDDFNASAGNSVNTVAVAFEISDPSMQINDFDWTINLYSSVAAAAGNLTGDVSSVSMKASSTTRITGVGGTTNPTYVAEFTGLNLATGGRANLWLGAVVNREFGAGGQVFILGNSGGIPGGNNGWGINPGNGFGSGTSLQTANNYSYAVNVVPEPATMLALGAGLAAIAARRRK from the coding sequence ATGAAGCGAACTCTGCTTTCCCTGTCGTTCGTCGTCGCTGCTATCAGCGCGAACGCTCAGTTGCTCAACACTTATAACGCCATGGACCAGATCACCCCGGGTGGCGCGAGCCTCTCGACGATCGGTGACTTCGGCGTCATCCAGGTCTTCGGGGACTTCCCTGAATTCAGCAGCACCTCGATCGACGACTTCAACGCGTCCGCCGGTAACTCGGTCAACACGGTCGCCGTCGCTTTCGAGATCAGCGACCCGTCGATGCAAATCAACGACTTCGACTGGACGATCAACCTTTACAGCAGCGTCGCTGCCGCCGCCGGCAACTTGACCGGTGACGTCTCGAGCGTCTCTATGAAGGCTTCGAGCACGACTCGCATCACCGGCGTCGGTGGCACCACGAACCCGACCTACGTCGCTGAGTTCACCGGTCTCAACCTCGCCACCGGCGGTCGCGCCAACCTCTGGCTCGGCGCCGTCGTCAACCGCGAGTTCGGTGCGGGCGGCCAGGTCTTCATCCTCGGCAACTCGGGCGGTATCCCGGGCGGCAACAACGGCTGGGGCATCAACCCGGGCAACGGTTTCGGTTCGGGCACCTCGCTCCAGACCGCGAACAACTACAGCTACGCTGTCAACGTTGTTCCGGAGCCGGCCACCATGCTCGCTCTCGGCGCTGGCCTCGCTGCCATCGCTGCTCGCCGCCGCAAGTAA
- a CDS encoding tyrosine-type recombinase/integrase, with protein MDKKDGFLEQRELFLDHLKFERSASANTVAAYGRDLLSAADFFQSIGLADWSALDNEAVSRYEASLGPPLKPATFRRRVASLRSFLKFMARRGQAPPAELPSSSGARLGRRLPKALPLERLEALLAVPDLAKPTGLRDRALMELVYGAGLRVSEAVALGLAGLDLSTALLRVTGKRGKTRVVPLPSGTLEWFERYLEAGRPALQRRPVDAVFLGARGAPLSRYMAYRILESCARAAGIEGHIGPHVLRHTYAVHLLRGGADLRAVQELLGHASIATTQVYTELDMEEVRRRYKESHPRR; from the coding sequence TTGGACAAAAAAGACGGATTCCTCGAGCAGCGAGAGCTCTTCCTCGACCACCTCAAGTTCGAGCGGTCGGCAAGCGCCAACACAGTAGCGGCCTATGGGCGCGACCTCCTCTCGGCCGCCGACTTCTTTCAGTCCATCGGCCTCGCGGACTGGTCCGCGCTTGATAACGAGGCGGTCTCTCGGTACGAGGCGAGCCTTGGCCCGCCGCTCAAACCTGCCACGTTTCGGCGGCGCGTCGCCTCATTGCGATCGTTCCTGAAGTTCATGGCCCGAAGGGGGCAGGCGCCCCCCGCCGAGCTTCCGAGCTCTTCTGGGGCGCGGCTGGGGCGTCGGTTGCCGAAGGCGTTGCCTTTGGAGCGGCTCGAGGCGTTGCTCGCCGTGCCGGACCTCGCCAAGCCGACAGGGTTGCGGGACCGCGCGCTCATGGAACTGGTCTATGGCGCGGGGCTCCGAGTGAGCGAGGCAGTGGCCCTCGGCTTGGCCGGGCTCGACCTTTCGACCGCTTTGCTGCGCGTGACGGGCAAGCGGGGCAAGACGCGCGTCGTGCCTTTGCCGAGCGGGACTTTGGAGTGGTTCGAGCGCTACCTGGAGGCAGGGCGGCCGGCTCTGCAGCGGCGTCCGGTGGACGCGGTCTTCTTGGGCGCCCGAGGGGCGCCGCTCTCGCGATACATGGCGTACCGGATCCTGGAGTCGTGCGCGCGGGCGGCCGGGATCGAGGGCCATATCGGGCCGCACGTGCTGCGCCACACCTATGCCGTGCACCTGCTACGGGGGGGGGCAGACCTGCGGGCCGTGCAAGAACTGCTGGGCCACGCGTCGATCGCGACGACGCAGGTCTACACGGAGCTCGATATGGAAGAGGTCCGGCGGCGCTATAAAGAGTCGCACCCGAGGCGGTGA
- a CDS encoding glycosyltransferase family 39 protein gives MGKPESTTTSASPLLIGLAVFFFAFVLRAAGIGWGTPYEQRHWSLHPDEPVVALFASQVDPLSGDLVPTAYNYGTLYLSLLSVADRVAGAWSPVEVTGPADAWRLFARTQAVGRWMSLLAGSAMAWVAFATLRRRTNVLGAVLGGLAVAFAPGLVVHSRFQTVDVLSALFVALSLYWALRLEEPGSEPGGRLPDQPLPQAALAGLFAGLSAGTKYSGGLVVLALLVVCLVQRRWREAAIGIGAAALAFLMTTPGALLDTAAFWRDFAFEASHTSTGHGLVFAGTSSGFLYHLGNLSLAFGSLLSLAGFVGLVRGTLRREASWIGTAVFFCAFYFLIGRAEVKFLRYVFPLIPVLALGFGSAMGEAHARAGRLGRGIVAAGILALGGLFGGGLWLSTQATAAMASVDPRDDAGDWLREELQTKTVGLVSDAWFYTPTLYPEAAAPRFLPPGLRALPPRVLRYQPTDGSPAKDWDVRLLDLAPDRVVFSSFEIEGVERLRNLPEGSAARRAFTGQLEDYVAFVTRLQREYRLERVFPQEAALHPSPLSQAHDLMYVRPIIWVWTKKTDSSSSESSSSTTSSSSGRQAPTQ, from the coding sequence TTGGGGAAGCCTGAGTCGACAACCACGTCAGCCAGTCCGCTCCTGATCGGACTGGCCGTCTTCTTTTTCGCCTTCGTCTTGCGCGCGGCGGGGATCGGCTGGGGGACGCCCTATGAGCAGAGGCATTGGAGCCTGCATCCGGACGAGCCGGTGGTGGCGCTCTTCGCCTCGCAAGTGGACCCCCTCTCTGGCGACCTCGTGCCGACTGCCTACAACTACGGCACCCTCTACCTGAGCTTGCTATCGGTGGCGGACCGGGTTGCGGGCGCCTGGTCGCCGGTCGAGGTGACGGGCCCGGCGGACGCTTGGCGGCTCTTCGCGCGGACCCAGGCGGTGGGCCGCTGGATGAGCTTGCTGGCCGGATCCGCTATGGCTTGGGTGGCGTTCGCTACTTTGAGGAGAAGGACGAACGTTCTCGGAGCGGTCCTTGGTGGCTTGGCGGTCGCGTTCGCCCCAGGTTTAGTCGTCCATTCCCGTTTCCAGACCGTGGACGTGCTCTCCGCCCTTTTCGTCGCGCTGAGCCTCTATTGGGCGCTCCGCCTGGAGGAGCCGGGTTCGGAGCCCGGCGGCCGCTTGCCGGACCAGCCCCTGCCCCAAGCGGCTCTGGCCGGGCTTTTCGCGGGATTGAGCGCGGGGACGAAGTACAGCGGCGGGTTGGTGGTCTTGGCCCTCCTCGTCGTCTGCCTGGTGCAGAGGCGCTGGCGAGAGGCGGCGATAGGGATTGGCGCCGCCGCTCTTGCGTTCCTCATGACGACGCCTGGCGCGCTCCTCGACACGGCCGCGTTCTGGCGCGACTTCGCCTTCGAAGCGAGCCACACCTCCACGGGCCACGGGCTCGTCTTCGCAGGAACGTCGAGCGGGTTCCTTTACCACTTGGGGAACCTCAGCCTCGCCTTCGGCTCGCTGCTCTCCTTGGCGGGGTTTGTCGGCCTGGTGCGGGGGACGCTGCGTCGCGAGGCATCCTGGATCGGGACGGCGGTTTTCTTCTGCGCGTTCTACTTCTTGATCGGGCGGGCCGAGGTTAAGTTCTTGCGTTACGTGTTCCCCCTGATCCCGGTCCTGGCGCTGGGGTTTGGATCGGCGATGGGCGAGGCCCACGCCCGGGCCGGCCGTCTCGGTCGGGGGATCGTCGCGGCCGGGATCCTTGCCCTCGGCGGCCTTTTCGGCGGGGGGCTCTGGCTCTCCACGCAGGCGACGGCGGCGATGGCATCCGTGGACCCTCGCGACGATGCGGGGGATTGGCTCCGGGAGGAGCTCCAGACGAAGACGGTCGGCCTGGTGAGCGACGCCTGGTTCTACACGCCGACGCTCTATCCGGAGGCGGCCGCGCCGCGGTTCTTACCCCCCGGGCTCCGGGCCCTGCCGCCACGCGTCTTGCGTTACCAGCCCACGGACGGCAGCCCTGCGAAAGACTGGGACGTGCGCTTGCTGGACCTCGCCCCAGACCGCGTGGTCTTCTCCAGCTTTGAGATCGAGGGCGTGGAGCGCTTGCGGAACCTGCCGGAAGGGTCGGCCGCGCGCCGGGCGTTCACAGGACAGCTGGAGGATTACGTCGCGTTCGTGACGAGGCTCCAGCGGGAGTATCGGCTGGAGCGGGTCTTCCCTCAGGAAGCGGCTTTGCACCCTTCGCCGCTGTCCCAGGCGCACGACCTCATGTACGTGCGTCCTATCATCTGGGTTTGGACAAAAAAGACGGATTCCTCGAGCAGCGAGAGCTCTTCCTCGACCACCTCAAGTTCGAGCGGTCGGCAAGCGCCAACACAGTAG
- a CDS encoding acyl-CoA dehydrogenase family protein, with product MIAEFPPSSPMSEPEAKFLEGVRRFVDEYVLPNTREWEKDKLPDDVFKRCAEVGLMGMTVPRELGGGGNSCVAYTEACRLLAQGDPALSMNVAAINALCLAHLVSLSTDEQREKYLPSALKGEMELAWGLTEPDAGSDARRVKTSATPIEGRPGFYHLNGEKMFITNGGRADMIIIIARTGEKELSAFFMETDQPGFKLTGRIPTIGVSASWTSQFEMHNAVGWHTPCTFEEAIGFLYRGRLGIAGMALGIAEKAHELAVEYSKQREQFNRRLCDMQSVQNMIADSEMEVNAARLLLRHGAEKYDRGEPVVKEASMAKLYASETANRVTNRAIQIHGGRGMTYDYLVEKLWRDAKLTEIGEGCSEIQRMVIAKQVTR from the coding sequence GTGATCGCTGAGTTCCCCCCGAGTTCCCCGATGTCCGAGCCCGAGGCCAAGTTCCTCGAAGGTGTGCGCCGCTTCGTCGACGAATATGTCCTTCCCAACACCCGCGAATGGGAGAAGGACAAGCTGCCCGACGACGTGTTCAAGCGGTGCGCCGAGGTCGGACTGATGGGAATGACCGTTCCGCGCGAGCTGGGTGGTGGAGGGAACTCTTGTGTGGCCTATACCGAGGCGTGCCGTCTCTTGGCCCAAGGCGACCCAGCCCTCTCGATGAACGTGGCGGCGATCAACGCGCTCTGTCTGGCGCACCTGGTGAGCCTCAGCACGGACGAGCAACGTGAAAAGTACCTTCCCAGCGCGCTGAAGGGCGAGATGGAACTGGCCTGGGGCTTGACCGAGCCGGACGCCGGGTCGGACGCCCGCAGGGTGAAGACGAGCGCCACCCCGATCGAGGGCCGGCCGGGCTTTTACCACCTGAACGGCGAGAAGATGTTCATCACAAACGGCGGCCGGGCCGATATGATCATCATCATCGCCCGTACGGGCGAAAAGGAGCTCAGCGCCTTCTTCATGGAGACCGACCAGCCTGGATTTAAGTTGACGGGCCGCATCCCGACGATCGGCGTCTCGGCCAGCTGGACCTCGCAGTTCGAGATGCACAATGCGGTGGGCTGGCACACGCCCTGCACCTTTGAGGAGGCGATCGGGTTCCTTTACCGCGGGCGGCTCGGGATTGCGGGGATGGCACTCGGGATCGCGGAGAAGGCGCACGAGCTTGCTGTGGAGTACTCCAAGCAGCGGGAGCAGTTCAACCGCCGGCTCTGCGACATGCAGAGCGTGCAGAACATGATCGCGGACAGCGAGATGGAGGTCAACGCGGCCCGCCTGCTGCTGCGGCACGGCGCGGAAAAGTACGACCGGGGCGAACCGGTGGTCAAGGAGGCGAGCATGGCGAAGCTCTACGCCAGCGAGACTGCCAACCGGGTCACGAACCGCGCGATCCAGATCCACGGGGGCCGGGGCATGACCTACGATTACCTGGTCGAGAAGCTCTGGCGGGACGCTAAGCTCACCGAGATCGGCGAAGGCTGCAGCGAGATCCAAAGGATGGTCATTGCGAAGCAAGTGACCCGCTGA
- a CDS encoding metalloregulator ArsR/SmtB family transcription factor: MADLFKEVGEPSRRVLLAHLRTGPKKVGELVALTGMKQPNVSNHLAKLRANGVVRATKLGRQVYYSLANAALVNTLTGLLGPDTTALEDCPLDTAQVKTFAKAAVQGDEASCTRTVDILLAQGRDIAEIYQKLFEPVMVLIGRWFEVEAVDEGQEHLASAIIERLMARALFGVPPAQPGAPVAVLGCAPGNWHSIGIRMVADILRSRGWLTLFLGANVPSKAFLAAVEHHRPDAVMVSANLEETRTETLELVRNLAQAQQGKVAVGGKAVADAREEFALAGADYAVSSLDEFITQVLPRLGP, translated from the coding sequence ATGGCAGACCTGTTCAAGGAAGTTGGCGAACCGTCCCGGCGGGTTCTCCTGGCCCACTTACGGACCGGGCCGAAGAAAGTCGGCGAACTGGTCGCGCTGACCGGAATGAAGCAGCCGAACGTGAGCAACCACCTGGCGAAGCTGCGGGCGAACGGCGTCGTCCGGGCAACGAAGCTCGGACGGCAGGTCTACTATTCTCTGGCGAACGCGGCACTTGTGAACACGCTCACCGGCCTCCTCGGGCCGGACACCACGGCCTTGGAGGACTGCCCCCTCGACACGGCCCAGGTGAAGACCTTCGCCAAAGCGGCGGTCCAAGGCGACGAGGCCAGCTGCACCCGCACCGTCGACATCCTGCTCGCGCAAGGCCGAGACATCGCCGAGATCTATCAGAAGCTCTTTGAACCCGTGATGGTCTTGATCGGCCGGTGGTTCGAGGTCGAGGCGGTGGACGAGGGGCAGGAACACCTCGCGAGCGCGATCATCGAGCGCCTCATGGCCCGGGCGCTCTTCGGCGTGCCCCCTGCGCAACCTGGTGCGCCGGTCGCCGTGCTCGGTTGCGCGCCCGGGAACTGGCACTCGATCGGCATCCGCATGGTGGCGGACATCCTCCGGTCACGCGGCTGGCTGACCCTCTTCCTCGGCGCGAACGTCCCCTCCAAGGCGTTTCTGGCCGCGGTCGAGCACCACCGCCCCGATGCGGTGATGGTCTCGGCGAACCTCGAAGAGACGCGCACCGAAACCCTCGAATTGGTCCGGAACCTCGCCCAAGCTCAGCAAGGCAAGGTCGCCGTCGGGGGGAAGGCGGTCGCCGACGCGCGAGAAGAGTTCGCGCTAGCGGGAGCCGACTACGCCGTTTCCAGCTTGGATGAGTTCATCACCCAGGTTTTGCCGCGTCTCGGACCCTAG
- the rplT gene encoding 50S ribosomal protein L20 yields MARIKRGLMRQKRHRKLLSRAKGYFQRKKNVFKNAHEQVMKSGQYAFRDRRQRKRDFRRLWIARISAACRLCGVKYSDLIHGMTVKGMQVNRKMLSELAIADMDAFKKVVQQATAS; encoded by the coding sequence ATGGCACGCATTAAGCGAGGCCTGATGCGCCAAAAGCGGCACCGCAAGCTGCTTTCCCGCGCCAAGGGCTATTTCCAACGAAAGAAGAACGTTTTCAAGAACGCGCACGAACAGGTCATGAAGAGTGGCCAGTACGCGTTCCGCGACCGACGGCAGCGCAAGCGCGATTTCCGCCGGCTTTGGATCGCCCGCATCAGCGCCGCCTGCCGGCTCTGCGGCGTGAAGTACAGCGACTTGATCCACGGCATGACCGTAAAGGGCATGCAGGTCAACCGCAAGATGCTCAGCGAACTTGCGATCGCGGATATGGACGCCTTCAAGAAGGTCGTCCAGCAAGCGACCGCTTCGTAG
- the rpmI gene encoding 50S ribosomal protein L35 — MPKLKTKKTAAKRFKISGTGKIMRRKSYNNHMFFHKSGGQKRRLDQEAVLSDTEKKRVRRLLCI; from the coding sequence ATGCCGAAGCTTAAGACGAAGAAGACCGCCGCCAAGAGGTTCAAGATCTCGGGCACGGGGAAGATCATGCGACGCAAGTCGTACAACAACCATATGTTCTTCCACAAATCGGGCGGGCAGAAGCGGCGCTTGGACCAGGAAGCGGTGCTCAGCGACACCGAAAAGAAGCGGGTCCGCCGGCTGCTCTGCATCTGA